Proteins encoded by one window of Amaranthus tricolor cultivar Red isolate AtriRed21 chromosome 4, ASM2621246v1, whole genome shotgun sequence:
- the LOC130811407 gene encoding protein ECERIFERUM 2-like produces the protein MENPKGDDKKNSLVYDIRLTSAVPGKITGKNKTYEFTGIDLGMKLHYIKGLYFFSNNNNSNRFISSEETKEALFSWLITYFMACGRIRMSKSEDGFERPSMKLNDAGIRLVEGQCSKSVEECICLAMEDFTCLQDLLVFDHALGPDLQFSPLVSIQTTWFKCGGIAIGLSWAHVLGDPFSASEFMDTFGEYMHGHFQFHQPKVLTIQHSPQPNCPLSDPTQEPISVKRVDPVGNHWVLPTNCKIGTHTLLLTQKQLDQLHTKVSGTKHNDVKPTQYFEVITTIMWKSIAKIRDLKTNCVTVCRPISVKRKGLVPHNGQLLGRINVDFSVSNADPLKLMNAIVDNVVDESEIVENLVNKEIDKFDFYVYGANLTFVDMEEADIYSFKLKENCPRFACYSIDGIGNKGAVLVVPGPQYGGNGEDHGSKLVVLHLPQDEIEPLKDELIKEWCIA, from the exons ATGGAAAATCCAAAAGGAGATGACAAAAAAAACAGTTTAGTCTATGACATAAGACTAACATCAGCAGTTCCTGGTAAAATCACAGGAAAAAACAAAACATATGAATTTACAGGCATTGATTTAGGCATGAAACTGCATTACATAAAAGGCCTCTATTTTTtcagcaataataataattccaaTAGATTTATAAGCAGTGAAGAAACTAAAGAAGCATTGTTCAGTTGGCTCATTACATATTTCATGGCTTGCGGAAGGATTCGGATGTCGAAAAGCGAGGATGGGTTTGAAAGGCCGAGCATGAAGCTGAATGATGCGGGGATACGACTCGTGGAGGGGCAGTGTAGTAAGAGTGTTGAAGAATGCATCTGCCTTGCTATGGAAGATTTCACGTGTTTGCAGGATCTTCTTGTGTTTGATCATGCTCTTGGTCCTGACTTGCAATTCTCCCCTCTTGTTTCCATTCAG ACAACATGGTTCAAGTGTGGAGGAATTGCAATTGGACTAAGTTGGGCCCACGTACTTGGTGATCCCTTCTCTGCTTCAGAATTCATGGACACTTTCGGTGAATACATGCATGGCCATTTTCAGTTTCACCAACCCAAAGTTCTTACCATTCAACATTCTCCACAACCTAACTGCCCACTTTCAGATCCAACCCAAGAACCCATTTCAGTCAAACGGGTCGACCCGGTTGGTAACCATTGGGTTCTTCCTACCAATTGCAAGATAGGGACCCACACTTTACTCCTTACTCAAAAACAACTTGATCAATTGCATACCAAGGTAAGTGGTACCAAACATAATGATGTTAAACCAACCCAATATTTTGAGGTAATTACAACAATTATGTGGAAATCAATTGCGAAAATTAGGGATTTGAAGACGAATTGTGTTACAGTTTGTAGACCTATATCAGTTAAAAGGAAAGGATTGGTCCCACATAATGGGCAATTATTAGGTAGAATTAATGTCGATTTTTCAGTGTCGAATGCCGATCCACTAAAATTGATGAATGCAATTGTTGATAATGTTGTTGATGAGAGTGAGATTGTGGAAAATTTGGTGAACAAGGAGATCGATAAATTTGATTTCTATGTTTATGGAGCAAATCTTACATTTGTTGATATGGAAGAAGCTgatatttatagttttaaattaaaggaaaattgtCCAAGATTTGCTTGTTATAGTATTGATGGAATTGGGAATAAAGGAGCTGTTTTGGTGGTCCCTGGCCCACAATATGGTGGAAATggtgaagatcatgggagtaaacTTGTTGTGTTACATCTTCCTCAAGATGAAATTGAACCCTTGAAAGATGAGTTAATCAAAGAATGGTGTATTGCTTAA
- the LOC130811408 gene encoding uncharacterized protein LOC130811408 isoform X2, translated as MFKARDHLVRISKICLNLQHRRRFCKATPPGNKQKSYQTGNSNSNGYDRRDLEVYRDLENLDFAKAAKILFSTPPKKKRFGLDFHLVQLFFALMPSLAVYLVAQYARHEMRKMDADLEQKKKAEEEQKVKELEAAIAKEKKAEEEKEVELLKVKERLDVLEETLKDIVVATNKRSIEATENQPKTQEATAGQPEKHEIRQKSEDEK; from the exons ATGTTTAAGGCCAGAGATCATTTGGTCCGAATTTCTAAGATTTGCTTAAATTTGCAGCATAGAAGAAGATTTTGCAAAGCCACTCCTCCAGGCAATAAGCAGAAATCTTACCAAACCGGCAATAGTAACAGCAATGGTTATGATAGAAGGGATTTGGAGGTTTACCGTGATCTGGAAAACCTTGATTTTGCGAAGGCCGCTAAGATACTCTTCTCCACCCCTCCCAAGAAGAAGAGATTTGG GTTAGATTTCCATCTGGTGCAGCTGTTCTTTGCCCTCATGCCATCTTTGG CTGTCTATCTTGTCGCTCAATATGCTCGCCATGAAATGAGAAAGATGGACGCG GATCTGGAGCAGAAAAAGAAAGCTGAGGAAGAACAGAAGGTAAAGGAGTTGGAAGCAGCAATTGCAAAGGAGAAGAAAgcagaagaagagaaagaagtgGAGCTGTTGAAGGTTAAGGAAAGGCTTGACGTGCTCGAGGAGACATTAAAGGACATTGTTGTTGCAACGAATAAACGATCAATTGAAGCAACAGAAAACCAACCAAAAACCCAGGAAGCAACAGCAGGACAACCAGAGAAGCATGAAATCAGACAAAAAAGTGAAGATGAGAAATAG
- the LOC130811408 gene encoding uncharacterized protein LOC130811408 isoform X1: MVIETSVTPTGERRQAETYNRSSYRCILRQQQQHRRRFCKATPPGNKQKSYQTGNSNSNGYDRRDLEVYRDLENLDFAKAAKILFSTPPKKKRFGLDFHLVQLFFALMPSLAVYLVAQYARHEMRKMDADLEQKKKAEEEQKVKELEAAIAKEKKAEEEKEVELLKVKERLDVLEETLKDIVVATNKRSIEATENQPKTQEATAGQPEKHEIRQKSEDEK; encoded by the exons ACCTCAGTCACTCCCACAGGCGAGAGGCGACAAGCAGAAACCTACAATCGTTCTTCTTACCGGTGCATCCTTCGGCAACAGCAACAG CATAGAAGAAGATTTTGCAAAGCCACTCCTCCAGGCAATAAGCAGAAATCTTACCAAACCGGCAATAGTAACAGCAATGGTTATGATAGAAGGGATTTGGAGGTTTACCGTGATCTGGAAAACCTTGATTTTGCGAAGGCCGCTAAGATACTCTTCTCCACCCCTCCCAAGAAGAAGAGATTTGG GTTAGATTTCCATCTGGTGCAGCTGTTCTTTGCCCTCATGCCATCTTTGG CTGTCTATCTTGTCGCTCAATATGCTCGCCATGAAATGAGAAAGATGGACGCG GATCTGGAGCAGAAAAAGAAAGCTGAGGAAGAACAGAAGGTAAAGGAGTTGGAAGCAGCAATTGCAAAGGAGAAGAAAgcagaagaagagaaagaagtgGAGCTGTTGAAGGTTAAGGAAAGGCTTGACGTGCTCGAGGAGACATTAAAGGACATTGTTGTTGCAACGAATAAACGATCAATTGAAGCAACAGAAAACCAACCAAAAACCCAGGAAGCAACAGCAGGACAACCAGAGAAGCATGAAATCAGACAAAAAAGTGAAGATGAGAAATAG